The genomic window GCCGATCGCCACGCAATGCCTGCATGCCGCTGGCACGGCACTGGCGTTCAAGATCCGCAAGGAACCACGCGTGGCCGTGTGCACGATCGGCGACGGCGGCTCCTCCAAGGGCGACTTCTACGGCGCCATCAACATCGCCGGCGCGCAGAACCTGCCGATGGTCGCCGTGATCGTGAACAACCAGTGGGCGATTTCGGTACCGCGCAAGATCCAGTCCGGCGCGCCCACGCTGGCGCAGAAGGGCATCGCTGCTGGTCTCTACTGCATCCAGGTGGACGGCAACGACATCATCGCCGTGCGCAAAGCGATGGAAGACGCACTGGACCGCGCCCGCAACGGCCAAGGTGGCAGCGTGCTGGAACTGGTCACGTACCGCTTGAGCGACCACACCACCGCCGACGACGCCCGCCGCTACCGCGGCGAGCAGGAAGTGAAGGACGCCTGGGCGAAAGAACCCATGAAGCGCTTGCGCGCCTGGCTGGTCGCCAAGGGTGTATGGGACGACCAGAAGGAAGAAGCCTGGAAGAACGAGTGCGACGAGTGGATGGATAACGAGGTGAACGCGTACCTCGAAACCAAGACCCAGCCGGTCACGGCGATGTTCGACTACACCTTCGCCGAAGTTCCCGCAGATCTCGCCAAACAGCGCGACCTCGCGCTCTCGCTTGAAAAGAAGGCGCACTAAGTCATGGCACAAATCACTCTTATCGAAGCCGTCACCCAGGCTCTTGCTTACGAAATGGCCCACGACGATAGCGTGGTGGTATTGGGCGAAGACGTCGGCGTGAACGGTGGCGTGTTCCGCGCCACCCAGGGTCTGCAGGAAAAGTTTGGCGAACTGCGCGTGCTCGACACACCGCTGGATGAAACCACCATCGCGGGTGTCACCGTCGGCCTCGCCGCCGCTGGCATGAAGCCGGTGGCTGAAGCACAGTTCGAAGGCTTCATCTATCCGATGATGGAGCAGATCGCCTGCCACGCTGCGCGCATGCGCAACCGCACGCGCGGCCGTATTACCGTGCCGGCCGTGTGGCGTGCACCGTGGGGCGGCGGTATCCGTGCGCCGGAGCATCATTCCGAAGCGAACGAGCATCTGTTCACCAATATCCCGGGTCTGCGTGTGGTGATGCCATCGTCGCCGGCTCGCGCTTACGGCCTGCTGCTCGCTGCGATTCGTGATCCGGATCCGGTGATGTTCTTCGAA from Dyella caseinilytica includes these protein-coding regions:
- the pdhA gene encoding pyruvate dehydrogenase (acetyl-transferring) E1 component subunit alpha is translated as MSIAAKFEIEYLQYLDAEGKQVRDDLPEFAKDLNHMVELYKLMMSTRVFDAKSVALQRTGKLGTYASCLGHEAAHVGIGSAMKPEDVLAVSYREYGAQLYRGVQPREVYMYWGGDERGNDYQNEPARHDFAWSVPIATQCLHAAGTALAFKIRKEPRVAVCTIGDGGSSKGDFYGAINIAGAQNLPMVAVIVNNQWAISVPRKIQSGAPTLAQKGIAAGLYCIQVDGNDIIAVRKAMEDALDRARNGQGGSVLELVTYRLSDHTTADDARRYRGEQEVKDAWAKEPMKRLRAWLVAKGVWDDQKEEAWKNECDEWMDNEVNAYLETKTQPVTAMFDYTFAEVPADLAKQRDLALSLEKKAH
- a CDS encoding alpha-ketoacid dehydrogenase subunit beta, with the protein product MAQITLIEAVTQALAYEMAHDDSVVVLGEDVGVNGGVFRATQGLQEKFGELRVLDTPLDETTIAGVTVGLAAAGMKPVAEAQFEGFIYPMMEQIACHAARMRNRTRGRITVPAVWRAPWGGGIRAPEHHSEANEHLFTNIPGLRVVMPSSPARAYGLLLAAIRDPDPVMFFEPKRIYRQYKEEVPDDGEALPLDVCFVLRDGTDVTIVTWGAQVKEALEAADALAEEGISAEVIDVATLTPLDFDTIAESVQKTGRCVILHEAPKTAGFGAEIAARVAEECLYELLAPVERVTGYDTHIPLFRLEMKYLPSAERVVEAAKRTLANS